The Halorussus gelatinilyticus genome contains the following window.
TTTGCCGGAAAGCCAAGTCGGCGGTTCTCGGCGTACGCGCTCCGATAGACCGCCGCGAGTCGCTCGGCGTCCTCTGGGGTCGCACTGCGAATTCGAGGCTCGGTCACGTCTCGAACCGAAGATGTGGCGCGTCCTGAGTCTGTCGGTGGACTACCCCAACACGATGTCCAGATAGAGCATCACCGCGACGCCGAGCATCGTGCCGAGCGTCGCCACGCGCTCGTGGCCGCGAGCGTGGGTCTCGGGCACGATTTCGTCGCTGATGACGAACAGCATCCCACCCGCCGCGAACCCCATCGCGTAGGGGAGGACGGGCGCGGCAACGCCGACGGCGAGCGCGCCGATCACCGCCAGTGGAATCTCGACGAGTCCGGCGCGGACGCCCGCCAGCGTGGCGTAGAACAGCGACCCGAACCCGGCGCTGGCAGCCGCGACCGCGACCGCCAACCCCTCCGGGACGTTCTGGACGCCGATGGCCAGCATCAGCGCGAGCGCGTCGCCGACGTTCCCGGACCCGAAACTGACGCCGACCGCCAGTCCCTCGGGCATGTTGTGGAGCGTGATGGCGACGATGAACAGCAGGACCGAAGCGGTCCGGGGGTCGTCGGGGTCGATACGTTCCCGGCCGGTCGGGGTGTCTTCTTCGATTCTCGGCGCGTCGGTGGCCCCGGCGCTTCCCTTCGTCCGCGTCGCACTCGATTCGGTCGCGTCGCCCGTCTCGGTCGCGTCTGCGTCGCTCGCGTTCGCTTCGCTCACACCACTCGACTCGCTCACCCCGCTCGCCCGGACGTTCCGGCGACCAGTCACGAGGACGTGGATGTGTGGCACCCACTGGTCGGCCCGGTCGAGCAGGAGGACGCCGAGCGCGAATCCGACCAGCACGGGTCCGATACCGCCGATTTCGATGCCCGGCAGGATGAGGCTGGTGAAACTCGCCGAGAGCATCACCCCCGCGGCGAACCCGAGCGCGCCGTCGAGCGCGCGCTCGGAGGGGTCGGGCCAGACGACGACCAGCGCGGCCCCGAGCGTGTTCAGCACTGCGATGAAGACGCCGCCGACGAGTCCCTGTATCACGGGGTCGGTGCCCGCGACGCGGACGAACCAGTCGGTCAGCACGGCTCGGTCTCCTCGGTGAACGGCTCGGTCTCCTCGGTCGGCGCGGGGCCGGTCTCTCGGTTCGACATCGTTCGTCACCGAAACTGTCGGCGGGCGGACTCAAAAGTCCGCCGCCGGACGAACCCCGACGCCGGGCGACGCGATTTCCGAGCGGAGCGGCGAACCGCCGGGACACGCGTTTCGACCGCGAGGCGGCCGAACGCCCGAGAGATTGAAACGTCAGGGCGGCGAACCCTTCGTATGCGAGTCTGTGACATCTGTGAACAGCAGAAGCCGGAGGGAACGCGGTTGGTCTCGCGGACCGGCGGAGACGTCTGGGTCTGCCACGGGTGTATGATGCGAGCGGTCACGAACAAGGCCGACGAACTCACGTACCGCGACCGGTGAGTCGGTCGAAGTGCCGATTACTCCGGGAGGAGCGCGGAGCGACGGCCGCAGCGCGCCCTCACGCGCCTTCCTTTCCCGTCAACGTACTTTCTATAAATACACATAGATTTATCTTCCGTGGACGTGTTACGTTATAGCAAGGCACATGGGCCAGTCGCCGAACAACCCGACCGACGTACAGACAACGAACGACTCCCTCGCGCCGCTCGGTTCGGTGGACGACTCGCTCGACGCGACGTTCGACGTTCTCGCGTCCGAACGCCGTCGTCGCGTCCTCTACGCCCTGCACCGTCGTAGCGGACCGGTCGCGCTCTCGGACCTCGCCGAGGCGGTCGCGGCGAGCGAAGACGCCGAAATCGAGCGCGTCGCCGCGTCGCTCCATCACGTCCACCTCCCGAAACTCGCGACCGCGAACGTCGTCGAGTACGACCGCGAGACCAAGTCGGTCCGCCTCCGCGACTGCTCCGGCCGGTTGTATCGACACCTCAGCGCCGCCGCCGAGGACGAGTCCCGGCCGCTCCGCCGCGCCGTCGAGAGCGCCAGGCTCTCGGAGTTCTGAGGGTCAGTTCTCCGCGAGTCGCCAGCCGGACTCCGTTCGCTCGACGGCCGACAGCGCCGACAGCGAGGGCCGCACGCAAGTCGTCCACCACTCGTCGGCGTCGCCGTGGTCCGCCGGGTAGTCGGGGTACACCCCGTCCCGGAGTTCGTCGCCGGTCGCAGGACCCTCCTCGACGATGTAGTAACAGGTCGCGTAGACCGCCACGCGCTCGGGCTCGCTCGGAGCCGAGAGCGTCGAGATGGCGTTTTCGAGCGGTTTGGGAAGCCCGCCCTCGTCCGCTCGGCTCTCGCCGGGCATCGGTCCGCCCCGGCTCTCGGTCGCGGTGTGGCCCGGTAGCCACCAGACGGTCTCGCCATCGACCGACTTGCGTTCGAGGACGCCGTCGTTCGCCAGTCGGTCGAGTCCCGCCGCGGTCGCCCGCCGCCGGTAGGGCACCGACCCGCCGACCTCCTCGGTGGTCAGTACGGGGTCTTCCGTCTCGCGGAAGGGCGCGAGGAGTTCGTCGTCGGCGAGCGACGAACGCTCGGGCGAACCGTCGCGGGGCGCGTCGTCGGAGTCCCGAGTCACACCGGTAGCAGGCCGCCGACGCTGAAAAGGGTTGAGGCCCCGCAAACTCGCTGCGGAATCGTCCCGCCGGAAGCTACGGGAATCCGCTCGCGCTCGTCGCCGCGAGGCCGAGATACGCCGCCGCGGCGCTGGCGAACACGCCGAGCGCGAACAGGCCGTAGTTCCACGCGGTGCTATCGGCCGGCGTCACCGACAGCGAGTAGCGGTGGCCCGAGAGGGGCCACAGCAGCGCCACGCCCATCGGCGTCAGCAGGTCGCCGACCAGATGGGCGAGGACCGCGAATGCGAACATGCTCCCAGCGAACGCCGGGAATCCGACCGGGCCGACCGCGACGCTCCCGAGTCCGGCCGCTGACGCGCCCGCACTCGCGGCGGCCCACACCGTGCCACCGACCAGCGCGGCGAACGCCAGCGTGTGCGTGGGTCCGCGGTGGGAGACGCCCGGTAGCCGGTGGTCCACGTCGGGGAGCATGGCGAACCAGCAGAGTATCGCGCCGCCCGCCACGGCCGCGGTAGGGTGGCCGTCGGCGACGAGCAGTCCGCCGACCGGGGCGTAGAGCGCGAGCGAGACGCCGTAGTGACCGGCTCTGAACACGCTCGACCGTGCAGACTCCGGCGACGTAACTGTGCCGGAGTCCGACGATGCAGAAACCGGTTTGGCGTCGGAGTCCCTCTGTGGCGGTATGGACGGACAGACTGCGGTCGTGACGGGCGCGAGTCGAGGCATCGGTGCGGCGGTCGCGCGACGGTTCGCCGCCGAGGGCGCTCGCGTCGTCGGGTGCGCGCGAGAGAAAGACGACCTCGACGAGTTGGTCGCCGACGTGGAAGAATCGGACGCCGCGGGAGCAATCGAGGCGATGCGCGCCGACGTGCGCGACGAGTTCGACGTGGAGCGACTGATGGAGACCGCCGCCCGCGGGAGCGACGGCGGCATCGACGTGGTGGTCGCCTGCGCGGGCGTCTTTCACGGCAGTCCCGGCGAGTCGCCGCTGGCCGACGACGCCTACTCCGCGTTCGACGACTCGTTCCGGACCAACGCTCGCGGCGTCTTCGCCGCGGTCAAGGAGGCCCTGCCCCACCTCGCCGACGACGCGCGCGTGCTGGTCCCCTCCGGCACGGTCGCCCGCGAGGCGAAGTCGGGGTACGGCTCCTACGCGGTCTCGAAGGCCGCGGCCGAGGCGGTCGTCCGGCAGTTCGCGGCCGAAATCGACCAGTCGGTCGGCGTCGTGGAACCCGGCGCTGTCGCCACCGACCTCACCGGCGGGCAGGGTCGGGACCCCGAGGACGCCGCGGACCTCTTCCACTGGGTCGCTACGGAGGCCGACCCCGAGGCGTTCGACGGCGGCGTCGTCGGCCTGAAGGAGTTCAGGAAGTCGACGGCGTAGGAAACGTCAGCTATTCTGGTCCAGCGCGACCGCCCGCTCGCTGGCGTTCTCGGCCACGAAGACGACGAGACTGCTCTTGTGACACCCGCTGTCGTGGAGGAAACGGTGGACCTCGTGGCGCTCGTAGTCGCGCAGGTGGTGGTCGATGTCGCTGGCGTTGGCGTACGGTTCGTCGCAGGTCTCGACGTTCCCGAGCGCGACCACGACCGGCGGCGGGTCCGCGCCGACGATTCCGGGCCGGGTCGTGCTGTCGGTCGTCGCACCGGCGGCCTCCAGATACCACGCGAGGGGCAGGCGGTCGAACCACCCGCCGGTGCCCGGCGGCGTGCGGAGGGACCTCTCGTCGGCGGCGTAGAAGGTCGCGCCGTAGTACAGCACGTCGATGCCGTCGTTGACGTTCGATATTCGCCGGAGGTCGCCGAGGAGCGGTTTCATCTCGCTCCCCGACTGGGCGTACTGGACCAACTCGTTGTCGTCGCTCTGGGGGTGGAGATACGACGTGGCGACCGCCGTCCCGCCGACCTGCGCGACGACGAGGACGAGGACGACCGCGGCCGCGGCCGCCGAGATTCCGTCGCCGTCCGCGATGCTGGCCGCGCCGAGGCGCGCGACCAGCGCGAGGCCGACCGCCGCGGGAATCGCCAGCGGGACGACGACGTGGACGACCTCCCACGGGAAGGGGTTGTCCACGATGACGGGGTACCCCGCCAGACTCGACGCGCCCCAGAAGAACGCGAACCCCACCACGTCTCGGGGCGACTCGCCGGAGTACCTGTCTACGAGGAACCCGAGCGCGGCAAACGCCAGCACGACCGCGCCGCCCTCGGCCAGCGCGGGCCAGAGCGACTTCGCGGTCCAGAGGTACGAGTGGTCGTTGCCGCCGACCCACTTGCCGGTGAATTCGTGCCACGACCCGAGGGTCGCCTCGCCGACGAGCGCGGGGAGCAGGGTCGGGTCCCGGAGGGTCCCCCCGAGCGTCGGCGAGGCGTTCGCCCCTGCTCCCCGCGGCGCGTAGAAGAACACGACGACGGCGAAGAACTCGAAGACCGCGACTGCGAACGGGATTCGCCAGCGCCAGACGCCGCGGGCGACGCGGCGCACGCGGTCCGCCGCGGCCGAGAGCGCGCTCGTCTCGTCGCTCTCGCGGAGGAGTCGCCGGTCCCAGAGCAGGGCCGCGGCCCCGAACCAGCAGACCGGGTAGACCAACGCGTTCTCCTTGGTCGTGACCGCGAGTGCGAACGCCGCGGTCCCGGCGTAGAGGTACGCCGGGCGACGGTGGTCGTACGCCCGGACGAAGAAGCCGACCGCGACGAGCATGAACCCGGCCAGCAGGAGGTCGTTGCGGTAGAATCGTGAGAAGTAGAGTAGCAACGGGTTCGCCGCGAGCAGGAGCGCGAGCGCGACCGTCTCGGAGTCCCGGAGGCGCTGGCGGAACAGCAGCGCCCCGAGCGGGAGCAGACCGCCGACCAGCGCGGGCACCAGTCGCATCGTGAAGTCCGAGGCTCCCAACAGCGCGAAGACGTTGCCGTTCACGATGGTCAGGAAGGGACCGTGGACCACGGGCCGGTACCAGTAGACGCCCGACTCGGCGTAGCGATACGCCCAGTACGCGACGCGGGCCTCGTCCTGATGGGCGACCCGCGACCCGAGCGCGAACAGTCGGGCCGCGAGCGCCAGCAGGACGACTCCGGCGACGGCGACCCGGACCGAGCCGACCCGCGAAACCGTCCTGCGCGCGGCGGCGACGGGCCCGAAGCGAGGTTGCACCGACATCGCTCAACAGATGGCGTAGATGATGTTCATCGACCCGTCCTCCGAGAGGCGGACGTGGGCGCTCCCGTAGCACTCGTTGGTGGCGAGGGTCACGCAGTCGCGGCGGGGCGAATCGGTCGTGGTCGCGGCGGTCGCTCCGCCGACGGTCGCGGTCGCGTTCCCGACCGTACTCGTGCCCGCCGAGAGCAGTTCCGCACAGACTCGGAACTCCTCGACGCCCTCGGGGTCGGCCGCTTTCAGATTGTAGAGGGTGTGCTCGCCGCGGGAGAACTCGTCGGTCGTCTCGAAGACGGTCTCGCCGGTCGCTTTCCGGACGACCGTGACCCGGAGCCTCCGGGACCCGGAGAAGTCGCTCTCAACGGTGACCTCGTGGCTCGGGTCGGGACTGTTCGAGGCTTGGGCTATCCAGTCGCCGGTCGTCGCGTCGGCCGCCGAATCGGTCGTCGCGCCGTCGGTTCCGCGAGTCGTCTTCTCGGTCGCCCGCGTCGTCGTGGCGTCGGTCGGCGTCGCGTCGGTCGGCCTACCGCTGGTCGTCGTTCCACCGCCGGCCGCGGGTCCGCCGGCGTCCGAGAGACACCCGGCGGACGCGAGACCGACGCCGACCGCCACGAGGAGCGAGCGTCGCGTGAGTCCGTCCATACGCCGAGTCCGCGACCGGCCGAGTTAAACCTTCGAGAGACTGAAAGACGCCTTTCAGTCTCGGCTCGGGGAGCGCGCCGTTACGTCGGGTCGCCCCCCGTCGTGACGCTGTTGGGTCGAATCCGGACGATTACTCGCGGGGCGTCCTCCTCGCCGAGTCGGGGGTACTCCGGTTCGCCGAGGTACCGCCGGGCGAGCGCGTTGACGTGTTCGACCGCGCCCTCCTCGGTAATCTCGACCACCTCGCCGCGGACCGCGAGAAAGCGGTAGGGGTCGTCGGGGTCGGTCATCGAGACGGCGACGTGGGCGCTCTCCTCGACGTTCTGCTCCTTGCGCGACCCGCGGACGGTGTTGACCAGCAGGTGGTTGTCCTCGGCGTCGTAATCTATCCACACCGGGACGGAGTGGGGCGTGTGGTCGGGCAGTAGCGTGGCGACGTGAGCGAACGTCTCCTTCTCGAACAGGTCGCGGAACTCCTCGGGTATCGTCGTCACGGCAGGGAGAACGGCGGCGAGCGGTAAATCGCTGATTGCGGTCGCGGGCGAAGCGCCAACAGTTTTGTCTCGACCGGGAGGAGATGTCACCGATGAAGAGACTCCTGCTCGCGCTCGCGCTGGTCGCCATCTCGACCGTGGCGGGGTGTAGCGCCCTCCCGCTGGACACCGGCCCGCGATACGACGTGTCCGTCGAGACGGTCGCGGCGAGCGACTCCGAGATTCGAGTAATCGCTATCTCGCCCCGCGAGGGCGAGACGCTCCCGAAAGGCGCGGCGGTCACGGTAGACGGCGGTTACGTCTCGTTCACGGAGATGGCGACGATGCCCTACGACGAGACGGCGTATCTCACCTACGTCCCCTCGCGGACGAAGTTCGACCTGACGGAGCGCGTGCGGCCGACCGACCGCGGACTCGACGCCGCGAACTTCAGCGTCGGCGAGGTCCGAATCTCGGCGGGCGGTTACACCGGAACGTACGACGTGTGACTCAGACCCGGAACGGCGTCCGAACCGTGAACTCGGCGACTGGCGCGTACCGGACCACCGGGTCCTCGGCGGGCGCGGGCAGGCCGACCGACTCCAGCAGGGAGTCGGCGTGGACCGACGCCTCCGCCGGGGCGAGTCGCCACGGGTCGTGTTCGACGCGGGCGCACCAGACCGACCCGGTGTCCGTGCCCTCGCTGTCGGTCCCGCGGCCGCCGTTGCGGACCAGATAGAGCCGATAGCGCTCGGCGAGGAACGATGACAGCGAGTCGGGGTCGGGGTGGGTCGGCTTGCCCGTCGGCCGGTACTCCGCGGCGAATCTGGCGGGCGCGGTGTCGGTGTGGAGGCGCTGGCTGTCGAACCGGCGTCGCTCGCCCGACCGCTGGAAGTCGATTTCGGCGCGGTGGTACGGCAGGGCCCAGACCGCCCGCGCGAGTCGGACGCCGAGTTCGGTCGTCGCGTCGAGGCTCAGGAAGTAGACGCCGGGTCGTCCCTCGTGGCGGACGTACGTCCGGAGGTTGACCTGCGGGAAGGTGAGTCCGGCGCGCTCGGGGAGAAACCGGAGCCTCGCGGCCGCGACCAGCGAGGGGAGCGCCGACACCCACGCTGTCCCCTCGCGGGTGTCCACCTCGAACGCGTCGGGGACCAGCGGCCGGACGCGGGACGGTTCGACCGGCCAGTGGGCGAACAGCCCCTCGCGCCACGTCAGCGACAGGGCGGGAACGTCACGCATGGTCTCGACGACGCGCTCGAACGGCAAGTACGCCGCGACGGAATCGAACCGAGTCGCCGAGGCGAGCGACCGGGCGGCGCGACCGACCGACCGACGCGACTCCGACCTCCGCCAATCGGAGGGCTTATTAATTCACGGGATGGGGTTAACAACATGCGCGTCTCTCGTCTCGGTCTCGCAGGTCCGGTCGTACTCGTCGCACTCACGCCGTTCGCGCTCTGGGCGAACGCCCCGAAAGTCGCGGGCATCGCGTGGGTCGCGTTCGCCGCGATGGCGGGCGCGGCGCTGTTGGGCGGCCGGACCGGCGCGACGACCGACGCCGGGCGGTTGGTGTGGGGGTACGGACTCGCCAGCGGCGCGATGATAACCAGCGCGGCGGTGTTCGTCGTGCCGAGCGCCATCGACCACCACCCGAAGTTCGGCGGGTTCGGCCTCGCGCTGGGCGTCCTCGTTGGCTTCTCGGCGCACACGCTCGGCCACCGGGCGACCCACATGGACCTGCCATTCGACCACACCGCCGCAGAGCTGACCGCCCACTCGCTCGCCGCGGGAGCCATCATCGGTCTCGTCTACGGCAACATGCCCAACCTCGGGCTCCTGCTCGGACTGGCCATCGTCTCGCACAAGGGTCCGGCGGGCTACGCCGCGGCCGACCGCCTCCGGCGTGCGAACAAGCCGGTGTCGGTTCTGCTGTTCCCCGCGGCGGGCGTCGGCCTGACCGCGATTCCGGCCGCGCTCCTGAAACTCCCCTCCAGCGACCCCGTGAACGCCGTCGTCTTCGGGTTCGCGGCGGGCGTGTTCCTCCACGTCGCCATGGACTTCCTGCCGCGCTGTGAACTCGGCGGCGAGGTGTACGAAGTCGCCCAGATAACGGACGACGCCCACGACCTGCTCGACCGCCTCCGGGCGCGCGCCGTGGCGAGTACCGGCCTCGGCGGCGTCGCGGTGTTCGCCGCGTGGCTGGTGCTGCGCGGCGCGTAACTTCCCCGAGACCGCGCTTGGCCGCGATTCCGCGACCCGGCGCGGAATCGCGGTCGGCGGGGCGGTCCATCTGCCCAAACGGATAACCGGCTCTCTCCCTTCCTTCCGCTATGTTCAACGTCGATCTACACACCCACACGCGATTCTTCCACGGCGTCCCGAGTCTCGGTCGCGCGTACGACCCGGTGGGCGCACGCCTGCTGGCGCGGACCGCCGCGTACCGCGGTCTCGACGCGGTGGTCACGACCAACCACGACTACTATCGGGAGTTCGACGCCGGCGGCGAGTCGTTCGCGGTCCTGCCCGGCATCGAGGTGACGACCTCGCGGGGCCACGCGCTCGTGGTCGGGCCGGACCCGCCGGCCCAGACCCCCGAGGGCGAACTCACGCCCGCGGAGACCGTCGAACTCGCCCACGACCGGGGCTGTGCGGCCATCATCGCCCACCCGTTCCGCAACAGCACGGTCCGGGAGGCCGACGCCGACTTCGACGCCGTGGAGGTCAACGGCAAGGGGACCGACCCCGCCGAGTGGGTCGAGCAGTTGGCCGAGGTCCGCGACCTGCCGCTGGTCGGCGGGAGCGACGCCCACTACCCGGTCGAGGTCGGGCGGGCCTACACCGCGGTCGAGGCCGACGAACTCACGCCCGAGAGCCTCACGGCGGCGATTCGGGACGGGCGGGTCGCGCCGCGCGTGGACCGGAGTCCGTCCCAGCAGTTGCTCCGCCGAGCGTACAAGGCGATTCACGGCCAGAAAGGCTGGCTCGAACACCCCGCGCCGGAACCGCCGGGGCTGGGGACGCCGCCGGGCGAGGAGGAGAACGCACCGCCGCCGCGCGACCCGACGGTCGGCGACTCCCGCCGGTCGTAACTCGCCGGGCGCGTCGCGGACGCGACGACGGCCGCCGGTCGCTGTAGTAATCGTCTGGTGATGTTAAACACGCCTGTAGGTTTTCTTTAGCAATATTCTCCGTCCCCAAACCGTGAGACAGCACCGCACACGAGCGACAGATTTTTGTCACGCTCGGCTGAAGTCGCCGACATGTCGAACGCGGCGTGACGCTCCGACCGTAGCCCCGACGACGCACCTCGCGCAGTGGTGGGTCCGCGGACGGCGGACCCGCCCGCCGGTCGAGTACCGGCTACGCGCGACGGTCAGCGTCGCGACTGTTTCCCTCGTCACGCCAGATGTTCCGACACGCTATCCCGAACTCGACTCGACAGTATCGTTCTCAGAATCGACGGTATCACCTCCCGAACCGACGGCCGACCGCGCGCTTCCGTAGTCGCTCCCTCCGGCGGTGGTCCCGATGAACGACCTCCGGCGCGCGGTGCTGACTTACTACGCCTACCGCTGTGTCAGCGCCATCGGTTTCATCGCGCCGTTTCTGAACGTCTTCCTCGTGAACCGGGGCGTGACCTTCACCGACCTCGCGCTCGGCGGGTCGGCGATGGCCGCGGTCACGGTTCTGGGCGAGGTCCCGACCGGCTACGTCGGCGACCGACTCGGCCGCAGGCGGAGCCTCATCGCGAGCCAGACGCTGTTCGCGGTCGGCATCTCGTCGTGGCTCGTCGCGCGCTCGACGCTCGCGGTTGTGGCCGTCTTCGTCGTCACCGGCCTCGGCGCGGCGTTCCAGTCCGGCAGTACCGAGGCGTGGCTCTACGACGCGCTGGACGAGGCTGGCGACGCCGACCGCTA
Protein-coding sequences here:
- a CDS encoding ZIP family metal transporter, with the protein product MLTDWFVRVAGTDPVIQGLVGGVFIAVLNTLGAALVVVWPDPSERALDGALGFAAGVMLSASFTSLILPGIEIGGIGPVLVGFALGVLLLDRADQWVPHIHVLVTGRRNVRASGVSESSGVSEANASDADATETGDATESSATRTKGSAGATDAPRIEEDTPTGRERIDPDDPRTASVLLFIVAITLHNMPEGLAVGVSFGSGNVGDALALMLAIGVQNVPEGLAVAVAAASAGFGSLFYATLAGVRAGLVEIPLAVIGALAVGVAAPVLPYAMGFAAGGMLFVISDEIVPETHARGHERVATLGTMLGVAVMLYLDIVLG
- a CDS encoding DUF7344 domain-containing protein codes for the protein MGQSPNNPTDVQTTNDSLAPLGSVDDSLDATFDVLASERRRRVLYALHRRSGPVALSDLAEAVAASEDAEIERVAASLHHVHLPKLATANVVEYDRETKSVRLRDCSGRLYRHLSAAAEDESRPLRRAVESARLSEF
- a CDS encoding metal-dependent hydrolase, with protein sequence MFRAGHYGVSLALYAPVGGLLVADGHPTAAVAGGAILCWFAMLPDVDHRLPGVSHRGPTHTLAFAALVGGTVWAAASAGASAAGLGSVAVGPVGFPAFAGSMFAFAVLAHLVGDLLTPMGVALLWPLSGHRYSLSVTPADSTAWNYGLFALGVFASAAAAYLGLAATSASGFP
- a CDS encoding SDR family NAD(P)-dependent oxidoreductase, which gives rise to MDGQTAVVTGASRGIGAAVARRFAAEGARVVGCAREKDDLDELVADVEESDAAGAIEAMRADVRDEFDVERLMETAARGSDGGIDVVVACAGVFHGSPGESPLADDAYSAFDDSFRTNARGVFAAVKEALPHLADDARVLVPSGTVAREAKSGYGSYAVSKAAAEAVVRQFAAEIDQSVGVVEPGAVATDLTGGQGRDPEDAADLFHWVATEADPEAFDGGVVGLKEFRKSTA
- a CDS encoding flippase activity-associated protein Agl23, with translation MQPRFGPVAAARRTVSRVGSVRVAVAGVVLLALAARLFALGSRVAHQDEARVAYWAYRYAESGVYWYRPVVHGPFLTIVNGNVFALLGASDFTMRLVPALVGGLLPLGALLFRQRLRDSETVALALLLAANPLLLYFSRFYRNDLLLAGFMLVAVGFFVRAYDHRRPAYLYAGTAAFALAVTTKENALVYPVCWFGAAALLWDRRLLRESDETSALSAAADRVRRVARGVWRWRIPFAVAVFEFFAVVVFFYAPRGAGANASPTLGGTLRDPTLLPALVGEATLGSWHEFTGKWVGGNDHSYLWTAKSLWPALAEGGAVVLAFAALGFLVDRYSGESPRDVVGFAFFWGASSLAGYPVIVDNPFPWEVVHVVVPLAIPAAVGLALVARLGAASIADGDGISAAAAAVVLVLVVAQVGGTAVATSYLHPQSDDNELVQYAQSGSEMKPLLGDLRRISNVNDGIDVLYYGATFYAADERSLRTPPGTGGWFDRLPLAWYLEAAGATTDSTTRPGIVGADPPPVVVALGNVETCDEPYANASDIDHHLRDYERHEVHRFLHDSGCHKSSLVVFVAENASERAVALDQNS
- a CDS encoding pyridoxamine 5'-phosphate oxidase family protein; its protein translation is MTTIPEEFRDLFEKETFAHVATLLPDHTPHSVPVWIDYDAEDNHLLVNTVRGSRKEQNVEESAHVAVSMTDPDDPYRFLAVRGEVVEITEEGAVEHVNALARRYLGEPEYPRLGEEDAPRVIVRIRPNSVTTGGDPT
- a CDS encoding YqjF family protein; translated protein: MRDVPALSLTWREGLFAHWPVEPSRVRPLVPDAFEVDTREGTAWVSALPSLVAAARLRFLPERAGLTFPQVNLRTYVRHEGRPGVYFLSLDATTELGVRLARAVWALPYHRAEIDFQRSGERRRFDSQRLHTDTAPARFAAEYRPTGKPTHPDPDSLSSFLAERYRLYLVRNGGRGTDSEGTDTGSVWCARVEHDPWRLAPAEASVHADSLLESVGLPAPAEDPVVRYAPVAEFTVRTPFRV
- a CDS encoding ZIP family metal transporter produces the protein MRVSRLGLAGPVVLVALTPFALWANAPKVAGIAWVAFAAMAGAALLGGRTGATTDAGRLVWGYGLASGAMITSAAVFVVPSAIDHHPKFGGFGLALGVLVGFSAHTLGHRATHMDLPFDHTAAELTAHSLAAGAIIGLVYGNMPNLGLLLGLAIVSHKGPAGYAAADRLRRANKPVSVLLFPAAGVGLTAIPAALLKLPSSDPVNAVVFGFAAGVFLHVAMDFLPRCELGGEVYEVAQITDDAHDLLDRLRARAVASTGLGGVAVFAAWLVLRGA
- a CDS encoding CehA/McbA family metallohydrolase, with the translated sequence MFNVDLHTHTRFFHGVPSLGRAYDPVGARLLARTAAYRGLDAVVTTNHDYYREFDAGGESFAVLPGIEVTTSRGHALVVGPDPPAQTPEGELTPAETVELAHDRGCAAIIAHPFRNSTVREADADFDAVEVNGKGTDPAEWVEQLAEVRDLPLVGGSDAHYPVEVGRAYTAVEADELTPESLTAAIRDGRVAPRVDRSPSQQLLRRAYKAIHGQKGWLEHPAPEPPGLGTPPGEEENAPPPRDPTVGDSRRS